A stretch of the Trueperaceae bacterium genome encodes the following:
- a CDS encoding ABC transporter ATP-binding protein, whose product MGLRVERLSKSYGPVRAVDDVTLEVPPGSTLALLGPSGCGKSTLLRLVAGLEAPDGGRVLLGGADATRVPTQRRDLGMVFQDYALFPHLNVADNVAFGLVERRWGAAARRERVAEMLELVGLAGLGRRRVTELSGGQQQRVALARALAPRPGLLLLDEPLSNLDEALRAELRAEVAELLDALGTEAVYVTHDQVEAFAVADAVAVMRAGRIVQVGRAQELLAAPADAWTARFLGHENVWEGTEAASVALAAGLGAPPAPGGALLLRVEEVAVFPAGDGAASSATGSGTGTARAVVRQATREGLAWRLVLRVPAWEADVVWRGHSRELGGEPSPGRAYELVVPSVAWRALPPGAT is encoded by the coding sequence ATGGGCCTACGCGTCGAGCGCCTGTCGAAGAGCTACGGACCCGTGAGGGCCGTCGACGACGTGACGCTCGAGGTGCCGCCCGGCTCGACCCTCGCGCTCTTGGGTCCCAGCGGCTGCGGCAAGAGCACGCTGCTGAGGCTCGTCGCGGGGCTCGAGGCGCCGGACGGCGGTCGGGTGCTCCTGGGCGGCGCGGACGCCACGCGCGTGCCGACGCAGCGCCGCGACCTCGGCATGGTCTTCCAGGACTACGCGCTCTTCCCGCACCTGAACGTCGCCGACAACGTGGCCTTCGGCCTCGTCGAGCGTCGCTGGGGCGCCGCCGCGCGCCGCGAGCGTGTCGCGGAGATGCTCGAGCTGGTCGGCCTGGCCGGCCTGGGGCGGCGGCGCGTCACCGAGCTGTCCGGCGGCCAGCAGCAGCGCGTCGCGCTGGCGCGGGCGCTGGCGCCCCGGCCCGGCCTGCTGCTCCTCGACGAGCCGCTCTCGAACCTCGACGAGGCGCTGCGCGCCGAGCTGCGCGCCGAGGTGGCCGAGCTGCTCGACGCCCTGGGTACCGAGGCCGTCTACGTGACGCACGACCAGGTCGAGGCGTTCGCCGTCGCCGACGCCGTCGCGGTGATGCGCGCCGGTCGGATCGTCCAGGTCGGCCGCGCGCAGGAGCTGCTGGCCGCTCCGGCGGACGCCTGGACGGCTCGCTTCCTCGGCCACGAGAACGTGTGGGAGGGAACGGAGGCCGCCAGCGTGGCCCTCGCCGCGGGCCTGGGCGCGCCTCCCGCCCCGGGCGGGGCCCTGCTGCTGCGGGTCGAGGAGGTCGCGGTCTTCCCCGCCGGCGACGGCGCCGCTTCGTCCGCGACGGGCTCCGGCACCGGCACGGCCCGGGCGGTGGTGAGGCAGGCGACGCGCGAGGGCCTGGCCTGGCGGCTCGTCCTGCGCGTGCCGGCCTGGGAGGCTGACGTCGTCTGGCGCGGCCACAGCCGGGAGCTGGGCGGCGAGCCCTCGCCGGGCAGG